In Nyctibius grandis isolate bNycGra1 chromosome 13, bNycGra1.pri, whole genome shotgun sequence, the sequence CCATTCCTGGCAGTGATCTGCAGCAGGTGCTccagcagaagacaaaaacattaGGAACCAAATGGCAACGAAATTCCATGCAGGAATGTCCTCGTCCCCGTGAGACACTTCTTCCACAGCAGGCTCGGGCAGTGGGAGGGGTATGGATGCTATATAGTCTGCTCTTCTGCGGCAGGAGAGAGAACATCCTTCTACAACTGCATAGCAAGACGCTCTGGGTATATTGGTGTGACCTGATTTTAATGCTCCTTGTCTAGCTAATGTGGACCTGCCCAGTTTTAACGTGTTTGCATGGGTTGATTGCATCACTTCTGAGAGCACCGAGATATTTAAGGGGTATCACcgatattttaatgttattgcTTGGATCTCTGGGGATACTTTGTGATAAAGCTGCATTTTGTTcagaggaggcaggagctgaaggAGATGTGTGTTCCAGAAGTGCCACTTCTGTACTGCACGTGCGAGGACACGGCTAAAGGTGTCTCACAGCGATGGCTGTGGAAGCTGCGGACTCCATGACACGGTAAAGGTCTTTGAGTTCAAATCTGCTCCAGCCATGCACGGCCTCTCTGCTAATCTCATGCACAAACAGGGTTTTAAAGGCTCTCCAGTATCCTGGGCAGATCTGCATCGCAGCCACGCGTGACCTACGGACGCTGCCTGAGCGGCCGAGGCTGAGGGCTCTGCACGGCTCGTCTGAAACGAGCAGCCATGTGTTTATTTGGAAATGTTCCTGCTCTGGCTCTCCCTGTTCCCTAATGCCACAGCTGTTCGGTAACGCCAGGTCATCTGCTTTTATTAGTCCTGTTCCCACCACCCACTGAAACCCACACCAGCCAGGAGAAGATTATTATCCGTGTCCAAAAATAGCACGTCTCTCGTCCCCCTCTTCCAGTGACCCTGGaaacttcagtgttttccttcttttctgatTTCCGACTCTGCTGCCTACCTGCTGCCCCATGAAGGCTGGAGTAGCCGCTCTCGTGGCCGGGATCCTCGGCAGCACCGGCGTGTTGCTCTTTCTCATCGCTTTCGGGACGGATTACTGGCTTCTGGCTACGGAGACCTGCGGCATCTTCGAGCCTGGGAATAGCACTCTGTGGACCGAGGAGGTAAACTGGAATCTTACTTCGGGAGAGAAAGAGTTgacttatttaaataatttgctcTAAAGGCAACACAAGCACTTTTAATTTGGGTGCTGGTAGTTTTTAATCTCTGATAATGTTTATGCTCGTTGAAAGTGACCTGCTGATGTAAAACGTCAGCCTGAGCTACCTTTAAAATCCAAAGCAGCTTTTCCATAGTATCTGGCATTTGGACTGAAGTAAAGGGCATCTAGGAAACGTTAGGGCAGCACCTCTGTAATGTGGCGGATAGGAACATTAGGGAACGAAAGGCAAAAATGTAAGAGCTTTACATGTTGACAGCATTCACCTCTAAAAGCAAAAGATATCTCTTGATATTTGCCGTTAAAAGATTTCTCCCTCTATAgtttcttcatttcaaaatagttcatattttaaagtgtAGGACTTGGCCATCATTTACATCTGAACGTACAGcatagaaaacaaaagtgaacATCAGATGCAGAACAGGGTAGACAAGAATTCCTGCCCGCCTGATAAGAAGAGgccaatatattttaaaattaagttttatgtAGGATTTTAGTTAGCAGGAAGTGTAATTTTTGAAGGAGAATTTGGTATTTTAGTGCTAACTGCTGGTATCACTTGTGAAAGTTTGATTTTTAGCTGCGCTTGCTATTGTCTAACTCTTCAATGAAATAACAACCAGATCAGTTCCCTGAGCCACCCActcttcaaaaatgtttttgtgccGATCAATGTGTGGTTTCAATTACAAAATGACAGGAAGATCCTTGTTGTGTGCAGCCTTTTTGTTACTTCAAAGTTCAACCTAATTAGGTTTGATTTTTGTTCTGGTGTGGTGAGTCACACTGGGTAAGCATCATGATGCCAGcaagcaatattttcttttcatttcagaatcCCATAATCAAATGTAGGACACTGTTTGCTTGAGTCATGTTTCCAAATGACTTtctctattgaaaaaaaaattatgatagaAAAACTGCCTGGCAGAAGACATTGTCTTTGCTGTTAAAGCAGCACAGTAAAGCCCTGGAGATGGCAGAGTGACCGGCGGAGGAGTGCCGCTCCGTTTTGGTGCACTTGGGAAATGACAATGTTAattgtttcagatttttgtttgtgttgttGTCTTTTAAAGCGGAGAGACTAGAGACGTTGCCCTGCATGACGTGAATGAGCATCTCAAACCTTTCAGATACGCTCTTGGCCGAGTTTTAGTGTGCCTGTCACTAAGGCAGAGCGACTTCAAAAGCGCCAGGCAGAAATAGGAGCtgctcttgctctttcctcTGAGCTATTTTATTCCTATTTCAGACACtgtttctattatttctatttcagttaCCAGTTGTGTACAACGGGCTGTGTTTTTAGCTtctctgccctttcttaaaCTGGCAAATCCTGTCCCTTACAGATAAGGATGGTCTCGAGTACCTGCCAAACAGCGATTAAATGTGCTGTAGATGCACTAAGTCAGCAGCCTTCCAGCTGATGAAGTTTGAGGGCTGCATGTTACCATTGTCATAGTATTttatcctgaaaataaaatgagaattagGTCAGAGGTCTGGAATTGATCATAACTTGGTGCATAAAAACCTCAAGGCGCAGGAAGTGTCTTCTAGCACCTTCCCGTTGAgtcccatctcctttttccaggGTCCAATCCTGGATGGAGTTTCTCCATCCTCCCCAAAATGTACTTTTGTAACAGTCATGTCTCCTTTGCCAAATTGTATGTGATAAAGGCAAAATTGATTTTGGCTATAGTTTTAATAAGCTTTTTGATAAGTAGTCCATGACTCAACTTTGCAATATCCTCCCTCCTGGAAAGACCTAAACCTTGTGCCTCAGAGATTTGCTCTGGGAGTTAAAGTAGACTCAcctaaaagggaaaaattgtCAACATCCCTATTCTGGGCTATGAGAAGACTGGTGTGTGCAGAATAATTTGTCTTTCACGTAAGTTTAGCATAACTTCTACTGGGCTCGgcacaggaagagaaagaaggaaacctTTGGGCTAGTGATTGGAAGAGGCTGACTGGGAGTGTTAGAGTTGGGCTGTCTTTGGGGGTTAAGCCAGACCTTACACGGATCCTGCAGAGTAGCAAGGACATCTGAACTGTTGCACTGGGTCACCCTGAAATTTCTTACCCGGTAATCAACCTGCTTCCTACTGGTTACAACAGCAATAACATTTAATTAAGGAAAGTGTTTAGGAAGTAGAATACACCCAGAatgctctgctccctgtccaGCTCTGGCAAGCAGTAGTTTAAAGATAttagagaaagaagaaactgtttTGTGAAGGTCTGCAGGATGATTTGTTATTAGAACCTTTCTGTAGGTTTGGTACAAAAGAAAGTCAAGGacagcagctgcctctgtgtTGCCCAACCCCTCCAAAACCGACTCAAATGAGAACCCcaacaaaaaatgaaagcaacaactgtctaaggaaaaaatacacactttCCACCTTTCTACCATGATCATCCCTCTATCAGCTTGAGCTTTCATTCCTCCACAGGCTGAACCAGTAGCAGAGATCAGGAATGATATCCTCACTTTCCATCACGAGGGCTTCTTCTGGCGGTGCTGGTTCTTTGGCGAGGGCCACGCAGAGACCATCTGGACCTTCTGGTACAGTGAGTATGATGCCACCGCACCACATTCACACCATTTACTCGGAGTATGAATTGCAAAGAAGCACAACAAGAGTTACCAGGGATGAGgagacatttattttgtttttttttttcattctcatcGTCTCTCTATCAAAAGCAAACTTGGCTCAccttttctgtgctctttttttttgacttgaATTTTGCTCTCAGAGGTTGTTCACAGAAATGTAGGAACCTCTGGATGCCATTTAAAATATCACCTACAAAGTCTTATGGAGTGGTGGCTTCCAGCAAGGACAATTCTCCCCCCATAGCTCTTGATGTTTGTGTTCGGCTAAGGTCTGCTAAATATGAGCCCGTGCTTTTCCTGGCCCTTGGCATTGCTCTTCTGTTAATGTTTTCAGCCATCGGAGTGTTCCCAcctcccactgatttcagcacAGGGACAGCTGGATGTGCATGTGCATGGTCTCCTTGGGTGCTCAGGACCTCTAGCAATGGTGGACCGTGAAGAGCCGTAACCATGGATATTTATACTTTTAAGCATACAAGACCTTTATTTTAAGATCTtccctgttttgctttttaaggtCATTGAAATTACACGTGTAAATAAACAGAGATGGAtgcaaaatcatttttcttccGAAAGCACATTcactcttcaaaaaaaattgaagGAGAAGGTGAAACCTGTTCTGAGAGACCAGTTGGTGCTGACTGGTGGCCCATGTGCAGTGAAGTGTGGCGTCTTGGCCCAGAGAACCAGGTGTTCCCACCAGAAAGAGCAAAGGAGTGAGACAACACCACAACACGCCTGGCACCAGCCCCGCCGGCAGCCGAGCCAGCGACCAGCTCACCCGCGTGTtgaggataaaaaaagaaaaggttccCACAATAAATTTACTCTGCAGTGATTAAAATTTCAGATGACTTTGCTGTCCCCCAGTCCTTGACCTGTGTCTCCTGTAAAATCTTGCAGGAACAGCTACTGCCACGGTTCAACCCAATGACATGAGATTTTTtcacacagaatttttttgataaaaaagGACAGGCTTGAGAGAAGGGGTTTGCTATCTAATTACATTATATGGAAACACATTATATAATATAATGTTACCTGAAGTAAAATGACTTTCTGATACCTGGCAAATTTGTATTACTTCTTTAGGTATTTATTATAATAGGATTGATCATGGCAAATTAATTTGCCGCTCTCATGGATGTAATAATTAATTCAATAGGTATTCCATAGTCAATTTAGCATGAACTAATGTCCACCTATTATAAAGTGTTCCTTTGAGCTGGGGAACATATTTAAATAAGTGGCCAACCATTAATTAATTCATTTAACATTCATTCTATTACCGTTAATCATGATAAGCCTCAGTGGTATTAATATTGATGGGGCACTTCCATTCTAATTGTGCTTTCCCTTCTCACAAACTGGAGGTCTTATAAGGTAGCTTGTTCTGGTTCCCAAATACCTTTGCCCCTTCCAGGCGGTCTGACacattttctggaggaaaatgGCAGTGGGAATATTTGCAGTAATCTGTGTTGCTCCATCTTTCATGATTTACATCCACCTCAGACTCAGGTTATGAAGATGTGCGGGAGCAGTCTCAGATCCAGTTATGTCTCCTCTCTctcatcagttttcttttttctttctaaccaGGATTTACTCTCCTCCTTTACTCCCCAGCCTTCTGCCTTCAGTGAGGGTTTTGTACGTTTTGCAGACTAGGGCATTGCCCCTTCAGTGCTATAACTGTGATCTTGCAGAACATAAAAGcaaaccatttttatttttgttgttgttctttttcagcCAGCCAAGCGCACCCCAAGTTCTGCATGCATGGCTACCTCTTTCCCATGCCCATTGCCCTCGGACCTTTCCCCCATCCTTCCTACGACACGACCGCAGGTGAGTTTCTTTcctgctcccccagcagctcctttcCCAAGCAACTGGGCAGAGATTTACGATGTGTGTCAGTGCTGCGGTTCTCCCGTTGCAAATGCTTGTGGCCAAGCATGACCAAGACTTTTGGAAAACTCCTTCACAAAATGGCCTTGCTTAGCTGACTGCCCCAAGCCGTGAGCACATCGAGATGCTCTCCCACGTCTTCTCTCCTCCAGAGCCAGCCACGCCTGGCCATGAGCTGTGCACTCTCCTGGGTGCTCGGTGCCTACTCCTATGAGCAAGGGAGGATGCTAAATCcatcctctcccttctcccacctcCTCACTCgctgggaggagctggaggcAAAGAGCTTCTGCCTCATGGCCAAATCCAG encodes:
- the LOC137669633 gene encoding transmembrane protein 182-like translates to MKAGVAALVAGILGSTGVLLFLIAFGTDYWLLATETCGIFEPGNSTLWTEEAEPVAEIRNDILTFHHEGFFWRCWFFGEGHAETIWTFWYTSQAHPKFCMHGYLFPMPIALGPFPHPSYDTTAVYRGFWTAFIMLAVAAGLVGGLLLVCGVPFVSPRAYKVGGGFLLASGGLFLLLIFLFVIWKEFAADFQKYILLERSEKCMDDVPVHVYYGWSFMFAAAGVPLVLLSGLLFYLIGRDIMKSLE